The proteins below come from a single Triticum aestivum cultivar Chinese Spring chromosome 5D, IWGSC CS RefSeq v2.1, whole genome shotgun sequence genomic window:
- the LOC123120749 gene encoding receptor-like protein 44 produces MSQPSQHHHFPPFAVAVAVAAVLVLLSPPSAADPNDELCLSSLQQSLSLRNWTKSFFTDPCDGFISKLQGVTCNNGRVYKLSLPGLSLAGSIPPELSNCTNLQSLDLSSNALSGAIPTELSKLLNLAVLNLSANALSGAIPRELASCAYLNVIDLHGNQLSGPIPDELGLLVRLSTFDVSYNRLSGPIPVLLANRSIAGGGGAVAAGTTARFNASSFAGNKDLYGYPLPPMRGHGLSVLAIVGIGLGSGLLSLVLSFSAVCIWLRSTDRTAATPGEEGKISHLMPAY; encoded by the coding sequence ATGTCCCAACCAAGCCAACACCACCACTTCCCGCCgtttgccgtcgccgtcgccgtcgcggcCGTGCTAGTCCTGCTCTCACCGCCGTCTGCCGCCGACCCAAACGACGAGCTGTGCCTGTCGAGCCTCCAGCAGTCCCTCTCCCTCCGCAACTGGACCAAGTCCTTCTTCACCGACCCCTGTGACGGCTTCATCTCCAAGCTCCAGGGCGTCACCTGCAACAACGGCCGCGTCTACAAGCTCTCCCTCCCCGGGCTCTCCCTCGCCGGCTCCATCCCGCCGGAGCTCTCCAACTGCACCAACCTCCAGTCGCTGGACCTGTCCTCCAACGCGCTGTCCGGCGCCATCCCGACGGAGCTATCCAAGCTGCTCAACCTGGCCGTGCTCAACCTCTCCGCCAACGCCCTCTCCGGTGCCATCCCGCGGGAGCTCGCGAGCTGCGCCTACCTCAACGTCATAGATCTCCACGGCAACCAGCTCTCCGGGCCCATCCCCGACGAGCTCGGCCTCCTCGTCCGTCTCTCCACCTTCGACGTCTCGTACAACCGGCTGTCCGGCCCCATCCCCGTGCTCCTCGCGAACCGCAGCAtcgccggtggcggcggggcggtggccGCGGGGACGACGGCGAGGTTCAATGCCAGCTCGTTCGCCGGGAACAAGGACCTGTACGGGTACCCTCTGCCGCCAATGCGAGGCCACGGACTGTCCGTGCTCGCCATCGTCGGCATCGGCCTCGGCAGCGGACTGCTCAGTCTCGTGCTCAGCTTCTCCGCCGTCTGCATCTGGCTCCGCTCCACCGACCGCACGGCCGCCACGCCCGGCGAGGAGGGCAAGATCTCACACCTCATGCCGGCCTACTGA